Proteins encoded in a region of the Clostridium butyricum genome:
- a CDS encoding head maturation protease, ClpP-related, which yields MLEKLNNQKLLIVNDSSISKGMLSVSDKKFWDFNYVEDEEVELTIYGEIVSSLSWWDSSGQVASNDFIKELDSYKDKDNITVRINSNGGDVFAATAIYTILRDMKANIKVKIDGMCMSAATIIAMAGESEISPCAVFMTHPPLAGLCGYFNSSDLDEYKIMLDKVKDIIMNAYQYKTSKTKDELETFLNGDNWMTAEEAVENGFIDKVMFDDDEYNPVIDKNMLIINKVGTDLSNMPDDFKEKIKDKISKNSLRNNSGNSNLNNQSYFFNKLNNKRGDDDVIKNAHELKDKYPDVYKEVVNAAQVQERERIKAIDGLPGANEIKNKAKYEEIIDAGQCAVLILNAQKQQGQDYLNNRDDDIRNSGADDVKPTSTHERNIAKDGYDIDETESILDRALGKRGIR from the coding sequence TTGTTAGAGAAGCTGAACAATCAAAAATTACTAATAGTTAATGATTCTTCTATTTCAAAAGGAATGTTATCAGTATCAGACAAGAAGTTTTGGGATTTTAATTATGTTGAAGATGAAGAAGTTGAACTCACAATATATGGTGAGATAGTAAGCAGTCTTTCTTGGTGGGATTCATCAGGTCAAGTTGCATCTAATGATTTTATTAAGGAATTAGATTCATATAAGGATAAAGATAATATTACAGTAAGAATTAATAGCAATGGTGGAGATGTATTTGCAGCAACAGCTATTTATACAATACTTAGAGATATGAAAGCTAATATAAAAGTAAAAATAGATGGAATGTGCATGAGCGCTGCAACGATAATTGCAATGGCAGGAGAATCTGAGATATCTCCATGTGCTGTATTTATGACACATCCACCACTAGCTGGTTTATGTGGTTATTTTAATTCATCAGATTTAGATGAATATAAAATAATGCTTGATAAGGTAAAAGATATAATAATGAATGCTTATCAATATAAAACAAGTAAAACAAAAGATGAGCTTGAAACTTTTCTTAATGGTGATAACTGGATGACCGCTGAAGAAGCTGTTGAAAATGGATTTATTGATAAAGTTATGTTTGATGATGATGAATATAATCCAGTTATTGATAAGAATATGTTAATAATTAATAAAGTTGGCACTGATTTAAGTAATATGCCAGATGATTTTAAAGAAAAGATAAAAGATAAAATATCTAAAAATAGTTTAAGGAATAATAGCGGTAATTCAAATTTGAATAACCAAAGCTATTTTTTTAATAAATTAAATAATAAAAGAGGAGATGATGATGTGATTAAAAATGCACATGAATTAAAGGATAAATATCCTGATGTCTATAAAGAAGTAGTAAATGCAGCACAAGTTCAAGAAAGAGAAAGAATTAAGGCTATAGATGGACTTCCAGGAGCAAATGAGATTAAAAATAAAGCCAAATACGAAGAAATTATAGATGCAGGCCAATGTGCAGTGCTTATATTAAATGCTCAAAAACAGCAAGGTCAGGATTATTTAAATAACAGGGATGATGATATTAGAAATTCTGGTGCTGATGATGTAAAACCAACATCAACTCATGAAAGAAATATTGCTAAAGATGGATATGATATTGATGAAACAGAATCTATTTTAGACAGAGCGTTGGGAAAGAGAGGAATTCGATAA
- a CDS encoding phage tail protein, which yields MAVNIKIDDSELRKSLSKLSEFPKEIPKATNAALNRTITFVNKNIKKEVSGEYSIKSGEVAQTLKVKKSTTNNLSATITSIGRPITLSHFPANLKSGWTKGSNLKVKVKKSGYKKINTHPRAFVTAIGGNLHIVRRETSKQYPIKVLKTLSVPQMVSNSELSENILEQANEQLKNRINHEIEFRLNKLTSRR from the coding sequence ATGGCTGTAAATATAAAAATAGATGATTCAGAGTTAAGAAAATCATTAAGCAAACTGAGTGAATTTCCTAAGGAAATCCCAAAGGCTACTAATGCAGCTCTGAATAGAACTATTACTTTTGTAAATAAGAATATTAAGAAAGAAGTTTCAGGAGAATATTCAATAAAGTCAGGGGAAGTAGCTCAAACTCTTAAGGTTAAGAAATCTACAACAAACAACTTGTCAGCAACAATAACAAGTATAGGCAGACCAATAACACTTAGTCATTTTCCAGCAAATTTAAAATCAGGGTGGACAAAAGGAAGCAATCTAAAAGTAAAAGTTAAGAAATCAGGGTATAAGAAGATAAATACTCATCCAAGGGCGTTTGTTACTGCTATTGGTGGTAATTTGCACATCGTAAGAAGAGAAACAAGTAAACAGTATCCTATAAAAGTATTAAAAACATTATCTGTTCCTCAAATGGTTTCAAATTCAGAATTAAGTGAAAATATATTAGAACAGGCTAATGAGCAACTTAAAAATAGAATAAATCATGAAATAGAATTTAGATTAAATAAATTAACTAGCAGGAGGTAA
- a CDS encoding major capsid protein translates to MPLNLFDPRTMLSVIERNPQVKTFLKDTFFGRVETSNTEYIDVDFTKGNRELAPFVHDKIAQTTTENQGYVTKQFKPALVTADRVTTAGDILKRTAGELPYNSISPEERAAQKIARDFLQIDEMITRREEWMCAQTLFTGKIPVIGKGVNYEIDFKFTNKDVKSGTDLWSDAKAKPISQIEEMAKQVQKTGFVNPDICILGQNAASEFVNNASVQKILDTEHMNLATIEPRQLPNGATYIGTIPKLGLSIYQYNEWYLDNFTDPKNPQVKSLIPADYCGIFSSQMQGFMGYGVNAIIDNASKEFVSIEGTRCPDSWIQKKPAAKYIQLMSRPLACPVEVDAWFISKVV, encoded by the coding sequence ATGCCATTAAATTTATTTGATCCAAGAACAATGCTTTCTGTTATAGAAAGAAATCCCCAAGTAAAAACATTTTTAAAAGATACTTTCTTTGGAAGAGTAGAAACTTCAAATACAGAGTATATTGATGTCGATTTTACAAAAGGAAATAGAGAACTCGCTCCATTTGTACATGACAAAATAGCTCAAACAACAACAGAAAATCAAGGATATGTAACAAAGCAGTTTAAACCAGCACTTGTTACAGCTGACAGAGTAACTACAGCAGGCGATATATTAAAAAGAACTGCTGGAGAACTTCCATATAACTCAATATCTCCAGAAGAACGTGCTGCACAAAAAATAGCAAGAGATTTTTTACAGATAGATGAAATGATAACAAGAAGAGAAGAATGGATGTGTGCTCAGACTTTATTTACAGGTAAAATACCTGTGATTGGTAAAGGTGTAAATTATGAAATAGATTTTAAATTTACAAATAAAGATGTTAAGTCTGGAACTGATTTATGGTCAGATGCAAAAGCAAAACCTATAAGTCAAATTGAAGAAATGGCTAAGCAGGTACAGAAGACAGGTTTTGTAAATCCAGATATATGTATATTAGGACAAAATGCAGCAAGTGAATTTGTAAATAATGCAAGCGTTCAAAAGATACTTGATACAGAACATATGAATCTTGCAACTATAGAACCTAGACAGCTTCCAAATGGAGCAACTTATATTGGTACTATTCCTAAATTAGGATTAAGTATTTATCAATATAATGAATGGTATTTAGATAATTTTACTGATCCAAAAAATCCACAAGTAAAATCATTAATACCAGCTGATTACTGTGGAATTTTTAGCTCACAGATGCAAGGATTTATGGGATATGGTGTAAATGCAATAATTGATAATGCTAGCAAAGAATTTGTAAGCATAGAAGGGACAAGATGCCCTGATTCATGGATTCAAAAGAAACCTGCTGCAAAATACATTCAATTAATGTCTAGACCATTAGCATGTCCTGTTGAAGTAGATGCATGGTTTATATCGAAAGTAGTTTAG
- a CDS encoding phage major tail tube protein: MSTAAKEIKNKTIDFSVYVRDSGSAEKIGNSTDVTLPSVEKITDTIKGSGIMGELDLPSYGQISSMETEISMRVSDDKFATLSAASQLEYRWVTDAYDTSTGKARIIANKAFLTVANKKADEGKIESGASQDGSLSFEVIAYKRICDGKEILNIDKLNGIYSINGKNMYSDISQYL, translated from the coding sequence ATGAGTACAGCAGCTAAGGAAATTAAAAATAAAACTATTGATTTCTCTGTATATGTAAGAGATAGTGGTTCAGCAGAGAAAATTGGAAACTCAACAGATGTTACTCTGCCATCTGTTGAAAAAATAACAGATACAATAAAAGGTTCAGGAATAATGGGAGAGCTTGATCTTCCAAGTTATGGACAGATAAGTTCAATGGAAACAGAAATTTCAATGAGAGTATCGGATGATAAATTTGCAACATTATCAGCTGCTAGTCAGCTTGAGTATAGATGGGTAACAGATGCATATGATACATCTACAGGGAAAGCTAGGATAATAGCAAATAAAGCATTTTTAACTGTTGCAAATAAAAAAGCTGATGAAGGTAAAATTGAATCAGGTGCTTCACAGGATGGAAGTCTGTCATTTGAAGTTATTGCATATAAGAGAATATGCGATGGAAAAGAAATCTTAAATATAGATAAACTTAATGGGATATATTCTATTAATGGCAAAAACATGTATAGTGATATATCACAATATTTATAA